A stretch of Planctomycetota bacterium DNA encodes these proteins:
- the rpmI gene encoding 50S ribosomal protein L35: MPKLKSHKGLKARMRVTRRGKIVRRKSGKSHLMSSKNAKRRRSLSRPTGVDGRIGKTLIRALTGG, encoded by the coding sequence ATGCCCAAGCTCAAGTCGCACAAGGGCCTCAAGGCCCGAATGCGTGTCACCCGAAGAGGGAAGATCGTCCGTCGCAAGAGCGGAAAGAGCCACCTGATGAGCTCGAAGAACGCCAAGCGGCGTCGGAGCCTGAGCCGCCCCACCGGTGTGGATGGGAGGATCGGGAAGACCCTCATCCGTGCCCTTACGGGTGGCTAG
- the infC gene encoding translation initiation factor IF-3, with the protein MSQDAKINEQIRSPQVRLIGLEGEQLGIKSLGDALGIAREAGVDLVEVAPQAKPPVCKLMDYGKFKYRQRKRAHQAKAQHHRVHTKEIRLHPKTSDHDLEVKARHARKLLSLGDKIQVNVFFKGREMAHRELGHEVLTKFAAQLAEVVKVEQEARLEGRRMTMMLVPK; encoded by the coding sequence ATTTCCCAGGATGCCAAGATCAACGAGCAGATTCGCAGCCCGCAGGTGCGCCTCATCGGCCTGGAAGGCGAGCAGTTGGGCATCAAGTCGCTCGGCGACGCGCTGGGCATCGCGCGCGAAGCGGGGGTGGACCTCGTTGAGGTCGCCCCGCAGGCGAAGCCGCCCGTCTGCAAGCTGATGGACTACGGCAAGTTCAAGTACCGGCAGAGGAAGCGCGCCCATCAGGCCAAGGCCCAGCACCACAGGGTGCACACGAAGGAGATTCGCCTGCACCCGAAGACGAGCGACCACGACCTGGAGGTGAAAGCCCGGCACGCGCGCAAGCTGCTCAGCCTGGGCGACAAGATCCAGGTCAACGTCTTCTTCAAGGGCCGCGAGATGGCCCACCGGGAGCTTGGCCACGAGGTGCTCACGAAGTTCGCCGCCCAGCTCGCCGAAGTTGTCAAGGTCGAGCAGGAGGCCCGGCTCGAGGGGCGGCGCATGACGATGATGCTCGTGCCGAAGTAG
- a CDS encoding phenylalanine--tRNA ligase subunit alpha: protein MIEALQKVRAETLARVQAAQSLEELERARVACLGRSGALKALLQGLAQLPAEERPAVGRLANELKAAVQDAIAARQQELARRATQAAEALLDITLPGQRQPVGHEHPLRLVEAELREIFARLGFEAVEGPEVELEYYNFDALNIPAEHPSHDSFDTFYIQGDVLLRSHTSPVQVRVMEQRRPPVRVVVPGRVYRPDTADATHSPVFHQIEGLAVGEGVTFADLKAVLTMAMRELFGPRTETRFRPSFFPFTEPSAEVDVCCELGGERRWLELLGAGMVHPKVLEAVGYDAERYTGFAFGMGIDRVALLKYGIPDIRLLLENDVRFLEQF from the coding sequence TTGATCGAAGCCCTGCAGAAAGTGCGCGCCGAAACCCTTGCCCGGGTGCAGGCCGCCCAGTCGCTCGAGGAACTGGAGCGGGCGCGTGTGGCCTGCCTGGGGCGCAGCGGCGCCCTCAAGGCGCTGCTCCAGGGTCTGGCGCAACTCCCTGCCGAGGAGCGGCCTGCTGTCGGCCGGCTCGCCAATGAGTTGAAGGCGGCGGTTCAGGACGCCATCGCCGCCCGCCAGCAGGAGCTTGCCCGGAGGGCCACACAGGCGGCCGAAGCCCTGCTGGACATCACCCTCCCGGGCCAGCGGCAGCCCGTGGGGCACGAGCACCCGCTGCGCCTGGTCGAGGCCGAGCTCCGCGAGATCTTCGCCCGCCTGGGCTTCGAGGCCGTCGAGGGGCCTGAGGTCGAGCTCGAGTACTACAACTTCGACGCCCTCAACATCCCGGCCGAACACCCGTCGCACGACAGCTTCGACACCTTCTACATCCAGGGCGATGTGCTCCTGCGCTCCCACACGTCCCCCGTGCAGGTTCGCGTCATGGAGCAGCGGCGTCCCCCCGTGCGGGTCGTGGTGCCGGGCAGGGTATATCGCCCGGACACCGCCGATGCCACCCATTCGCCCGTCTTCCACCAGATCGAGGGGCTCGCCGTCGGCGAGGGCGTAACCTTTGCCGACCTGAAGGCCGTGCTCACAATGGCCATGCGCGAGCTGTTCGGGCCGCGCACCGAAACCCGCTTCCGGCCGTCCTTCTTCCCCTTCACGGAGCCGAGCGCGGAAGTAGACGTGTGCTGCGAACTGGGCGGCGAGCGTCGCTGGCTCGAGCTGCTGGGCGCGGGCATGGTGCACCCCAAAGTGCTCGAGGCGGTGGGCTACGACGCCGAGCGCTACACGGGCTTCGCCTTCGGCATGGGCATCGACCGCGTGGCCCTGCTGAAGTATGGTATCCCCGACATCCGCCTTCTTCTGGAAAACGACGTGCGGTTCCTCGAGCAGTTCTGA
- the rplT gene encoding 50S ribosomal protein L20 gives MPRATRSPARRRRHKRFLKAASGYWGARSRLYRIAKQAVTRSLAYAYRDRRTRKRDFRALWITRVNAACRQRGIAYNRFIHALGKAGVALNRKMLAEIAIADPAGFDRLVALARGEAS, from the coding sequence ATGCCCAGAGCCACACGGTCGCCGGCGCGGCGCCGGCGGCACAAGCGATTCCTCAAGGCCGCCAGCGGGTACTGGGGCGCGCGCTCGCGCCTGTACCGCATCGCCAAGCAGGCCGTCACCCGTTCCCTGGCCTATGCCTACCGCGATCGACGCACCCGCAAGCGCGACTTCCGCGCGTTGTGGATCACGCGGGTGAACGCGGCGTGCCGCCAGCGGGGCATTGCCTACAACCGCTTCATCCACGCGCTAGGCAAGGCGGGGGTCGCACTCAACCGGAAGATGCTCGCCGAGATCGCCATTGCCGACCCCGCCGGCTTCGACCGCCTGGTGGCGCTGGCGCGCGGCGAGGCGAGCTGA
- the thrS gene encoding threonine--tRNA ligase — MGDKPGDSHDHAAPAAPLDVLRHTAAHVMAHAVTRLFPGTKLDIGPAIADGFYYDFDLPRPLSDADLAGIEAEMKRIIEADIPLVRVELPRDEAIRRMAAAQQPYKVERLREMPDDTVSFYEQGEFADLCRGPHLPSTGGVGAFKLLSIAGAYWRGDEHNPMLTRLYGTAFATRAELDEHLRLLEEAKRRDHRKLGKELDLFSFHDEGPGFPLFHPKGMILWNELMGFWNQLHAQHGYVQLRTPILLRKACWEQSGHWDHYRDKMYATEIDNEEYAIKPMNCVGSMLYYRSRLHSYREFPLRVAEVGIVHRHEKSGELHGLLRVRQFTQDDAHIFMTPEQIPAEVLGVMNLVDTVYATFGLPYHLELSTRPAKSIGSDEAWEAATNGLRAALDAKGLPYKINEGDGAFYGPKIDFHVRDALNRTWQCATIQLDFAMPEQFDLTYVGADNQRHRPVMIHRVVYGAIERFIAVLIEHFAGAFPLWLAPEQVRVAPISEGQADGAARVRQVLAEAGVRATVDARSEKIGHKIREATIEKIPYVVVLGAREVEAGTVAVRKRGEGDLGACPLDTFVERVRREIALKAR; from the coding sequence ATGGGCGATAAGCCGGGCGATTCCCACGACCACGCGGCGCCTGCCGCGCCCCTCGATGTGCTCCGTCATACGGCGGCGCACGTTATGGCGCACGCCGTCACGCGCCTGTTCCCCGGCACGAAGCTGGACATTGGGCCGGCCATCGCGGACGGGTTCTACTATGATTTCGATCTCCCGCGCCCGCTGTCAGACGCCGACTTGGCGGGCATCGAGGCCGAGATGAAGCGGATTATCGAGGCCGACATCCCGCTTGTCCGCGTCGAGTTGCCCCGTGACGAGGCGATTCGCCGGATGGCCGCGGCCCAGCAGCCCTACAAGGTCGAGCGCCTCCGAGAGATGCCCGACGACACCGTGAGCTTCTACGAACAGGGCGAGTTCGCTGACCTGTGCCGCGGTCCGCATCTGCCGAGCACGGGCGGCGTTGGCGCCTTCAAGCTCCTCAGCATCGCCGGCGCCTACTGGCGGGGCGACGAGCACAACCCCATGCTCACCCGGCTTTACGGCACGGCGTTCGCCACCCGCGCGGAACTCGACGAGCACCTGCGTCTCCTCGAGGAGGCCAAGCGTCGCGACCACCGCAAGCTGGGCAAGGAGCTCGATCTCTTCAGTTTCCACGACGAGGGCCCCGGCTTCCCGCTCTTCCACCCCAAGGGAATGATCCTGTGGAACGAGCTCATGGGCTTCTGGAACCAGCTCCACGCCCAACACGGCTACGTGCAACTCCGCACTCCGATCCTTCTGCGGAAGGCGTGCTGGGAGCAGTCGGGTCACTGGGACCACTACCGCGACAAAATGTATGCGACCGAGATTGACAACGAGGAATACGCCATCAAGCCCATGAACTGCGTGGGCTCGATGCTCTACTACCGCAGCAGACTCCACAGCTACCGCGAGTTTCCGCTGCGCGTGGCCGAAGTGGGGATCGTCCATCGGCACGAGAAGTCCGGCGAACTCCACGGCCTCCTGCGAGTGCGCCAGTTCACCCAGGACGACGCCCACATCTTCATGACCCCGGAGCAAATCCCCGCCGAGGTGCTGGGCGTCATGAACCTGGTGGACACCGTTTACGCGACCTTCGGCCTGCCGTATCACCTCGAGCTCTCGACCCGGCCGGCGAAATCCATCGGCAGCGATGAGGCCTGGGAGGCGGCCACGAACGGCTTGCGTGCGGCCCTGGACGCCAAGGGCCTGCCCTACAAGATCAATGAGGGCGATGGAGCGTTCTACGGGCCGAAGATCGACTTCCACGTGCGCGATGCCCTGAATCGCACGTGGCAGTGCGCGACGATCCAGCTCGACTTCGCCATGCCCGAGCAGTTCGACCTGACCTACGTGGGGGCCGACAATCAGCGGCACCGGCCCGTGATGATCCACCGCGTCGTCTACGGCGCGATCGAGCGGTTCATTGCCGTGCTGATCGAGCACTTCGCCGGGGCATTTCCCCTCTGGCTGGCGCCGGAGCAGGTGCGCGTGGCCCCCATCTCCGAAGGCCAAGCCGACGGGGCTGCCCGCGTGCGGCAAGTGCTCGCCGAGGCGGGCGTCCGGGCCACGGTGGATGCCCGTAGCGAGAAGATCGGCCACAAGATCCGCGAGGCGACGATCGAGAAGATCCCCTACGTGGTCGTGCTCGGCGCCCGTGAGGTCGAGGCTGGCACCGTGGCGGTGCGGAAGCGTGGCGAGGGGGACCTCGGTGCGTGCCCTCTCGACACGTTTGTGGAGCGTGTGCGTCGGGAAATCGCACTCAAGGCCCGATAG